DNA from Pichia kudriavzevii chromosome 5, complete sequence:
AGTGACGGGAACGTGTTCGTGGCCAGTATGATGTCATTGTTCAACGGAACAATCCTAGATTCCGACACAGGCGGCTACAATGGAGATGGCGGCGATGGTGGGAACCAACCACCAATTTTTGATCCAAGGCGTCAAACACAGACCCTCTTTAAAGTCCAGCTCTATGTCTGTACCACGCTTGGCctgtttttatttctgaCGTTTTGCCTGTTGAGATACAAGTTCCCCCTATTCTTCAGTATCCGAAGTtacagaaacaaaaagataaaaaaactACCGAATAATATGTTCAGTTGGAtcaagattttgatatcaatCAATAATGAGCAACTACTCGAGGTCATTGGACTTGAATCTtatgttttcctttgcttTTTCAGAATGAGTATAAAGATACTAATGTCATTAAGTATATTGGGCCTTTGTATCCTCAGCCCAATAAGATACTGGATGCTTGGCACCTTTGATCGTGATGATACGTCCTTAGGTTTTATTTCAAACTACCTCGCCAGGGGGAACGATccagatgatgaaaatgccGAACCTGTTGCTTATCTTGTGATTTGTACCATATTCACGTACATATTCACAGGGATAATCTTTTGGTTTCTATTTAAGGAGACAAATCACATCATCAAAGTGAGGCAACGCTTCTTAGGGTCTCAGAGGTCTTTGACCGATAGAAcaatttttatcaaaaatatcccCAAGGAAATGTGTAACGAGGAAGACCTCAAATCTCATATCGAAGAGTTGAAAGTTGGAAAGATCGACCAGATCAGGTTTGTGTACGATTACTCTCCCTTGATTGAACTGTACAACGTTCGTGATGGATTGATCAGACAACTAGAGATCAAATATTCTCAACTTTGTGGTTTGGATattcaaatgtttgattCAGTAAACGTTCAAAACGTTCATTTGAAGGTCGTCAAATCTGAAAATCCACCAAGTAAGGACAAGATTGTATACAATCCTTACATGAAGGAAAGTTGCATAAATGACGACGACAACAGTGATGCAGAATACTATATCTTAAATATAGATGATGAGAAgtatgaaaagaaaaagcgTTCATGCGTTaaggttgaaaaatcagATAAGGAAATAATCGATGAATCATTGCGAAGATTAATCAAAAttaatgatgatattaaTGAATGCCGGGCAAGCAATCAGTTCAAAAGGTTGCCCCTAGCCTTTGTTACAATGGATTCAGTTACTGATGCACAAATGGCTGCACAAGCAgtattttctccaaaagtttttgaacTAATCACAGAACTAGCGCCCGCTCCAATGGATATCAATTGGGGGAACTTACTAATGAGTAATAGAACATTgttttttagaaaaaatataattgaATTCATAATTATATTATTTAGCATATTGTTGATTATTCCAATCAGGTACATTACATCCTTGTTGAATATCAATGCAATTAGGAAGATGTGGAAAGAATTTGGAGATTACCTATTGAAGCATGAATTTATGCGCACTATTGTCACTGGTTTGCTACCAACATACCTATTCACCATAATTAATGTTATTTTACCATATGTCATTTCTTCGCTATCAAGTTTACAGGGATTGAGGTCTAAAGGCGATGTTGAGCTTTCAGtcatcaagaaaaacttcctgtatatctttttcaacctttttTTAGTGTTTACTTTATTCGGTACATTGTCAAGCTACAAAGCGTTATTAACCGATACGACAAAGATTGCACCTTTGCTAGCAACATCTATTAAATCCCTTTCTTTATTTTAcattgatttgatcattCTTCAAGGACTAACTATGTTCCCATTCAAGCTTTTACAAATCGGTGATCTGAGTATGATATTCTGGAATTTCATAGTGAATAATAGCAAAAAGACCCCAAGGATGTTTAGAGACCTCATATACAACCCTCCGATATTTGACCTTGGACTGATACTACCTCAGCATCTCGTTATTTTCATAATTACCATTTTgtattcatcaatttcaacaaaaattcTGGTCTCTGGCATGgtgtattttattttggGTTTTTACACATACAAATATCAACTTGTTTACTCCTTGGTTCATCCATATCACAGTACCGGGAAAGCATGGCCaataatattcaaaaggGTTTGTTTGggtgtttttttcttacaTTTACAGATGTTTGGATCAGTCGCATTGGAACAATCCTTCATACTTGCAGGTTTTATGCTACCTCTTTTCCCAGTTACTATTATTGCATTGATGGTCTTTAACAAAGACTATCAACCTCTACTTGATTACATTGCTCTTGATGCcatcaaaaccaaaggTAGAAGCGTCGATCAAGAACCAGAAGATGATGGATTGGATACGTTACTATTAAACACGGGAATATCTGGCTCTGCGGTAACTCAGAATAAGTTTATTCAGAGGAAAACTAGTGCCGTgagtttatttttggacGGCGATGACAACTGTGACGCAGTTGTCGTTAATAAATCATCAGGGTCTGATACAAGCAATGTTGAGTGTGAATGTCTAACAGATGCCGATAACGCAGTCGACGATGAAATCCATACAAGTGGGGTGAACAATAATTATCACGATGCCAATTTGTCAGCATCACCATCCAGTTCTACAGTATCACCTCCAAATTTTACACCTCTAACTTCAAACTTGGCTTCCTTAAATAACAATATTCCGCTACGTCGTAAGTGCAGCACAATAGAAGAAGAACGAGAAGCCACCCAGTGTTATATTCATCCTTGTCTTTTGGATGAAAATTATGGACTTATGGTTGGCTTTTGCAACGATGATATTGATTATTTGAACTTTAGGATCACAAGTAGTAGTGAGGGGTTTGCTCTCGAAAGTCAGATGGACGGTCAACAAGTCGATTTAAGAGTATCCTCAGAATGCcatgaagatgaagatctGGAAGTGGCAAGAGGTATCGTAAGCGGGTATGTTACGAGGAAGAATGTCTCTGAGGAGGTTTGGTAGTTTCACATATAAGGGATTTGTTAGAAAATTATCTACTAGCTTTTTATTATAATTACACAAGGATTATAGTAGAACTACACCAACACCGCTGGTGTCTTTTGCAAAATCGTAATCCTTATCTAGACCACCAAAAATTGGCTTAACCTtataattgaaaagataGTAGTTTAAGAAGCCATCCCCAGCCCCAAATTTAAGATCTTCTAAGAAAAGATTATTATCTTGAGAGGACAGCGCATTGAAGACGTCAATATTAATCTTTTTTGCTTCGATCATTGCGTCGGTGACAAGAGACTTCagctttttctttagtAGCGTCTGTGATACAGGATCTTTTTTGTCTTTGCCAATTCCTTCTCCACTTGCATAATAGTAGAGATATGCAATACCGATTTCTTTGTGAAGAGGATTTTGTAAAACCGTGAAGGGTAAAACgtaaaaagaaataaaatcGGTAATTTTGCCAGAACCAGCATCCTCAACAACATATGCGTGAACCACTTTGCCGTCTTGCTGAGCACCGCCATATATCCAATGCTTGATATCATCTTTGTCCATGATTTGTGAAATGTCAAACCTTTCTCTATATGATTCATACAATTCGAAGACACTGTCAATATCCCCCTCCTCCATTTTCCTCCATCCCTTAGATTTAGTTTCACTTCCGAGACTTAGTTTAGCAACCATACTAGCCTTAGTTTCACCAGTTGGTAGGGAACTAAAGCCCACTTCAAAAAGTTTGGCCCAATTCAATGGTCTGTGGCCGTACCTACATGTAGTCACAGGCTTTGGTAAAACCGTACCGGATGTATACAAAGCCTGCCAAATGTTATGTAAGTTGACCCTTCTAGTGACTTCCTTGATCAGCAATGGCGCCAGTCTCTTAGATCTTAACTGCTTATGAACACacaagaagttgatttcaacaGATTTTACAGTATTTTTTCTAACAGTTAAATCACATGGTACACCGCTGATAAAAGCAACTAGTCTCCCTGTTTCTTTGACACGGACGCCAACATTCCATTCCTTTACCCATCCTGGTGGTTTTAACGcccaattgaaaaaagacTTAGAGTATGCAAACCTGAATACAGCATCATGATCTTCGACATAATGATCATAAAGCAATTCGTGTAATTGGTCTAAATCCGTCTTAGACTCAAGGTCCAGCGTGACCCACTCAAATGAAGCATGTAGAGGATATGGTTCTTTCCTGACATCGTTGACTGTCTTTGTTGCATCAATAGGACCTTCggtgatttcttcatcagtttCATCGAATCTTGGAACTGGCTgagttttccaaaacttgTATTCATCCATTGATTTTGGAGGTGCAGCCGGGGAtgtttcctcttcaacAGCTAGCTGCTTAAATAAATCTTCAATGGTCTTCTTGGCCTTTTTATCACCGCCTCCTTGCATCATTTTTTCTGTGGTGTTATGCTGATTCTATTTattggaaaacaaaagattcaTTCACCATTTCGAATTTCAGGACAATCTTTAGTTTGTGCCAAGGTACTGtgcgagaaaaaaaaaaatagctCTCATGAAAAATCGTTTTCTTGCTTTTGCAGTGGCAACTCCGAGAAGCTGATGTCCTTTTTGTTCTGAATATTAGACTTTCTCGTTTGGTCATGCTTATTTCTGAAGACGACCTTTCAGTGGCATCTAAATACACTATAGTATTTGACGTCTTTTCTGTTTCAGAAATTTTTGAGTCAAATACAAAAGCCGCCGAATTATACGCCAGAACATTAGTTCATAAGGGAATTATCAAACCAACCACCGTTCATAGAGAAAGTAGTTGGATTTCCCAATTATACAACTCAGGAGACATATTTACCAAACGTAATCCTTGTCCAGTTTACAAAGACATCGAGTTTTCCCAGTGGACAGAGagaattttgaattttaaTTATTCTATACTAAAGCACACGCTCAAATTCCCAGATTATAGGTTTTCCGCAATTGAGCTTACAccaattgattttggaGATCAAGCAATGtcattttccaaatctttaaCAAAAGAGAGGTTAAACGGTGAAATCATAGGAGCAGGTGTTGTTAGGCTTTATAAGGATTCAGACACACATCTAAATACAACAAAGATAATTAAAGGAGATTACACACACATACCAGGGGATGAGACCACTGTTGCCATTCTTGCCATCcctttttattttagtGTAAGCGATCTTTTGATAGGTGTATTGGATGAGAAAGATGTCAAGCAAATTTCTCACTTGAGATTGGTCAAATCTTCCACACCCAATAAGTTCATGCTGCTTATCAAATTTCGATCTAAAGAATATGTTAAGCCATTCATACGAAAgtatcaaggaaaaaaatttaacTCCTTTGAGCCAGAGACCTGCTCTGTACTTCAAATTAAAGAAATACTGATAAGACCGAAAAATGAGGAGGAGttaaaaaatgtaaaatcTTCATTACCTTATCTTCTGGAAGATCCGTTCACGAATGTGAAGAGCAGCAGCAAACCAGCTGGAAAGTCTATCCAAAAATATACGGAACTGGCTACCTGTCCTGTTTGTTTAGATAGATTGGATAGCGATGTAAGCGGATTACTAACCATTCCTTGTCAACATACCTTCCATTCAGATTGCCTATCTAAATGGTCTGATGATTCTTGTCCGGTCTGCAGGAACGCAttaaaaccaaacaaaaataaaagattGGGTACAAGCCTTCTGAACGAGTCAACATTGGTAGGTTTTGATAGCACTGAGAAATGCATGGATTGTGGCAACACTAAAAGTATATGGATTTGTTTGATCTGTGGTAACGTTGGCTGTGGTAGGTATGAACAAAAACATGCAATTAAACACTGGGAGGAGACGGGGCATTGTTTTTCCATGGAGTCTAATACCCAAAGAGTCTGGGATTATGCAGAGGACGGGTATGTCCATAGACTAGTTCAAAATGAAGCTGATGGAAAAATAGTAGAACTACCCTTACATGACGAAAGCAAAAAGTCAAACGAAGAGAAAATAGACAAGATaggttttgaatattcCAAATTACTGATAACTCAACTTGAAAGCCAACGTGAATATTATGAGAATCAATTATCTGAATTCAAAAGCTCTTTGGTGTACGAAAAATCACAAGTAAAcaaattggagaagatgaTGGAGGAACTAAAAGTAACTGTCAGTGAATCGGTTAATGAGATGAGTATTCTACGAGAAGAACAAAGAcgaaaaaatgaagaaaaagctTCACTTAAGGAACAGAATAACAACCtattgaagttgaacaaaGCTATGGttcaaaaattgaaaatgtatgaaacaaacacagagcttttgaagaaggagaacGAAGAGCTCCACGAGCAGGTTTCTGATTTGatgttttttcttgaaagtCGAGAAAAACTTAAAGATTCCAGTGACGATGTTAAAGAAGGTAAACTTTTTATGGTTccaaaaaattcaaaatagCTTGCACTTGTTCTGGTAATACGATGTAAAATATAGTATAATATTATATATCAAAGGCAACTTTTTCTAGTAAACGAGAAATCAGTAAAATAAACTGATTTTTGATAATCTCCCTTATCATCCggtttttttatttcaataatagaTGAAGTACTATTTGATCTACTTTCCTCAATGTTGTCGTAGATAAATTTAGGAATTGGCGAGTTGGGTGGCGTGATATCTAAAGATGTGAATTCatcctcaaaattttcTGCTGCTTCTGGGTTACTAATGACTGGAATGATTGGCGGTGGCTGCTGTGCatcattttgttcttcaatatgCTTCCAGTTAATGtatctgaaaaattggtGGTTCTTTACTTTATTAAAAACTTGTTCATCATCGAGATTGATTCTTTTCTCCACATTCTTATTCAAACATTTAGAGAGAAAGTCTTTAGAGATTTGTGAAAGATAGAAAGGATatgcaattttttttgtaagGATTTTGTCCATAATCCTCTTGTTGTTATTTCCTGTAAAGGGAGGCTGACCGGTCAACAGGTCAAACATCACCGCACCTAATGACCACCAATCACAACGTGAATCGTAGTTCTCTCCTTTAATTACTTCTGGTGCGATATATTGCGCTGTACCATCCATCGAGTTTGCCTGCATCGCAACTTTACTTAATCCAAAATCTGTGAGTACCAAGTGACCGTGCCTATTTAGTAAACAATTCTCTGGTTTCAAATCCCTATAAATCACACCTGCATTTATATGTAAGTGCCTCAAAGCTAGTATCATTTCGGCAACATAGAAGCATGCAATCTTTTCACTCATTATTCGTTCGTTGGATAGGTGGAAAAACAACTCACCACCTTCAAGGTATTCTAAAAATAGATAAACCTTATCAAAATCCTGAAGTGCATAATATAGTTTTACTATATTGGGATGTGATACTTTCTCTAGGATTGTCCGCTCCGTAAGCGTGCGTTCGTAGTTTTTGGTATTGACAATCATCGTTGCtttcttcaactgtttTTGTGCATAGAGTCTTCCAGTAGTTTTGTGCTTAACAAGAATCACTTTTCCAAAGGATCCTTTACCAAGAACTTTGATTGGTTGAAAATCAGTAACTACTAGTCTCCTAGAATGCACAACTGGGACTTCACTTGAAACATTGTTTCTACTTTGCTCATTGGTGGGAATCGACGAGTTTTGTCTGCTTTCTTCAAGTTCCGCTTCATAGAAATCCTCAAAGGGAACCTCATACGAATCACCAACCCTATTATCTAGATTACCAACAGATATAACACTGTTCGATCTATATTTCTTAAAATGCTCGATTTTTCTGTCTGCGGTTTTTTCACAAGtattatcatcaataatcGAAACCGAAAGCTCACTTTCATCACCTATGTTTAATCGTTCATCAAGTTTGTTTGATAGTTGTTCTTCGTCtaattcaaaaatgtcaCTCATGGCTATGCGTCTGTCTTGCCTTTTGGGAGTTAAGTAGTTGCGTAATCTCTAAACCTAACATTATTGGGAACAATAGTGTTTCGATTTAGCATTAATTATGGTGAAAAACATGTGCATTACACTgaaatttcatttcttAAATAGGGCTATATATTAgatctttcttcttttagtCCAACCAAGTTTTCGGGCCTAATAGAGAGTTCATGCTCAACTTCAAGTAAGCATTAAAATGGTCGCCTGTTTAAGTTTGACCATCAGAGTACGTTCTTTGCCCTGTTGTATACGGAACCAGAAAATAGCCCAAAATCCATGGTAAAATCACGtgacattttttttttgtgtcctattattttttatcagTCAACATGAACTTGACCACATTAAAGACTTTGTCAACACATACCTTGTAACGAAACAGTAGTCAAAAGGAACGAGTAGATGGGTACaagtaaaaagaaactaaacaaaaatggCTCTCCTAAGGCTGTAGCTGGGATCAATACTACTAGGTATTCAAAAGGAAGCGGTTCTGAGGAAGTGTCACCATTATCTGTTGCAAAATCTGTCAGCAACTCCAAATGGAAAGACCCCAAAACTTGGCCTCCAAGTTTGCATGATTTTATTGCTAGGTCCTTTAAAGAGGCAAGTACCAAAAACTTTAACTCTACTAATACTGCAAAATTTAAAAGCCAGCTCAAAAGTCTCATCAATATGGCCATAGAATCAGATCGTATAATGAGAAATGATTGGGATAAGCAGGAGGTGCCGCTGCTTATAGGCTCTAAAAGCGAAGGGCTTTCATTATATTGTGACAATGCCGAAATTGCTCAAAAAGGTCGAGCAGGGCCTGAACAAAACATATCCACAACTAATGGCGCCAAAAGAAAGAACATATTTGGCGAAGATGAATCGGATTCAGAAGATGTCACTCTTGGTGAGAAGGAACCAAAAGCCATGACTTCTTCGAAATCCATTTCTTTAGGAGacagtttgaaaaaacttaaaaagCAGAAGAAAGAGCCTGCAACATTGCCTGCTTCCTTGCCATCGattccttcaacttcaaaccAGATGACGAACCAACAACTAAAAGACCTAAGAAGTAAAAGGTTTGAACGTGAGTTATCGATACCAGTGAATCATAATTATAAAGATGATGTTGTATCAACAAAACCTATAGTTGGGAGAAATAAtaatttggagaaaaaataCTTGAGATTGACATCACAGCCTAATCCAGATACAGTTAGAcctttgaaagttttgaagaaaactttGCAGTTACTCTTTGACAAGTATTTTGATGGTGCAAGTTATAGCTATTTATGTGATCAGTGTAAATCAATGCGTCAAGATTTGACTGTCCAAAATATAAGACATGACTTTACAATTATGGCATATGAATTTCACTCTAAGATTGCCATCGAAAATGGTGACTGGGGAGAGTTCAATCAATGCCAGTCGCAGCTAAAGGAACTATACGCCCAAGCAGACTTGACGAAACCACATTACTTCGAATTTCTTGGGTATCGTGTGCTGTACTATATTTTGACAGGAAATAACACTGAAGTTTATGAGCTTGAGCTTGACATAGAGACAAAGGGACTTAGACAAAACAACGACGACTTTTTTAGCTGCGCTTTAGAGTTGTTTAGACATATTTCATCTTCGAATTATTATCTGTTGTCCCAGACTGTCTGTAAAATATACAACagaaataaagaagaaagaagacAAATGATCAAAACCAATGACAAAGGAAGGCTTCTGATCACGCACAAAGATGCATTGTTGCTTAAACATAACAAGTCTTACTTTTTTACTAAATTTGTCGAAAGTATaatgaagagagaaaatgTCAGAAGTTTGTCAACATTATGTGCGGGATATAGGCAGTTGCCGGtggaatttttgaagaGGTTATTGtgttttgaagatgatacTGCATGGGAAGGGTTTGTTGAAGCAAATAGATTGGGAGCTTTCTTGAACGATAACAAAACTTTATTCAATTGCCATCAGGCAAAATATGTAGTGGAAGAACTtaaaaatcaaatgttCAAGAAAATTGATATCAAGGGACAGATATAAAAGTACATCAAGTGTATAAATGCAACTCAAAAAACAGCATGGCGATAACTgctaaacaaaaatatataaaaaaaaatcaggtTATAGTTTCTCCAACTCATTGGAGAAATACATAATCTGAGTCAAGAACTTACCTTTGTACCTTGTAATGCAAGAACTTGTAATATAACCATCTTTATTCAAATTACATGTAATCAAGTGATTCAACATAACATGATGAGGGACTAGGTTTTTTTCAATCAGGTCTATTTTATCAGCATGTTTTAGTTTTACCCCGTTTTTGCTTCCATTGCTATTCTCCCTCAGTAGTTTTATTCGGTTTGTCATTCCGTTGCTCTTGGTAGACCTAGTTCCCATATTCGACGAGTTTGAGGAGTTTGAGCTTGAAGCTCTTTTAAGCGCTGGACGCGTCGATTTCATTGCACTGTATTTGTCCATTAAGTTGAGGTCATTTATTCGGTATCGATATATCGTATTAACATACGGAACATTAGAttcttgatattgataGGGAAACgttttataatttttacTACTTGAGTCATTGAGTAAGTTGGAATTTAAGTATACTGGGAGGATCGGCGGAGTGCTAAATTTCAAGTCATTCAAGAAGTCAAAGTGATTCATCTGCTCAAATTCCTCATCCGAATAATCTAGGGGGGATTTATAAGGATACTTAAGTTTCGACGGATCATAGAAATATGGTATTTCGGTTGTATACTCTGCTCTGGGCTTCTGTAAAAACGGCGATTGGCTTCTATTAATATCATTACCCAAACTCTGATAATGCGGGTCTGGTGTTTCATTCCTAGAGGGAGTTAAACAGTCACCGCATTCACACTCGCCGCCcttctcttcctcttcttcctctccTATCATATCTTCGTCGGAATATTCCACCTCAAAGTCGTCTAAGGATTCATCCAATGGTAATTCGTTGTATGTATGCTCGTCATTGAGACCATCCGAGAAAAAAGTCACTGAGGTGTTCCGAACGTGTGGGTATACATAATGATTAGATTGGACTGTATCATCATCCGGCGAAAATGCTGATCCTATTGACTCGTGATGCTCAGTAGAAAAATAGTCATTGGATGAATGTGGCTTCATAATCTTTGGTCTCTTTGTAAAATCAGGCATTTCAGGCATGACCCCCACTTCGTGCATACGAGTATCTTTGCCATTTAATGAGCCCAAGCTCGTTATAGAAGTACACGTATGAATAACATTGTTGTATCTGTCCTTGGTTCGAGGCATGTTTCCTTTtaaaatatcttcaactttttcGCCCATCCTTGACAGCCTACTTGGTCGGTTTCAGTTCAAACTTTTTATATTGGTGATGGAGTGGTGCAATAGCCAGTTAGTCCGTGTACCTACTAGTTGATGTTAAGGCCGTGCTTACCGACCCTTTCCTCCCCACATCTTAATTGACACTAAAATATTTTGGGCCTTCTCGAAAATGCATTGTGCGAAACAATGAATTTGGAACTTCGTCATTGCCACTGCCAAATACGGTAATTAATGTTTTCCAGACATGATGATGGAGTTCATAATGTGCAACGACCGTTGACAACGATGAAATTGTTTGCACTGTTTCcaaatataaaattatGAATTTGCCCTCAATGTTACTTCAGGTATGGCCTACGCTGTGAAGAAAATAGCCACTATGGTTTCgtcgaaaaaaaaagtcattGCTTGCATCCCAGAAGCATAGGAAAACATGGTTCTTCATAAATTGATCACTATTGTCTTGTACTTGTTAATAGTTAAAGCCTCCTATCTAAGCTTgccaatttcaaaaaagtcGTATAGCACAGAAGAGGGTATTATTTCTAAGCAAAGACCCCATCGTCTaatcaaaaatagaaaGGCCGTCCTGAAAAGGAATGTTTTTGGTGAACTAGAAACTACCATTAGGTTTGATCAAACATTTGTTGAGGTTCATCTGAGATTTGGCTCCAATAGAGATCCAGTAACTCTTCTTCTAGACACGGCATCTTCAGATTTGGTGGTAAACTCTAGTGATAATGAATTTTGTATTAGTGATGGACCTGATCCAGAAAGTAGTTTTGATACTTTAGTCAACTCTTTGGCGTTTTATAAACGTGAGGAAGCGGTAAGCTGCCCAATTCCTAACTCAAGAACAAAAATcaggaaaaaatcaacaacaactgTTAgtgaaaacttcaaatataaaacaGAGTCGGTTATTGATCAGCATTCAATGCaacattcttcaaatatagCAGTATCTTCTGCGCCTCCATAcccaaaaatcaaaaattaCAGTTCCACCCCAGACCCTTCATTTATTCAAAACCATGCCAACTATTTGATGGAAACAACGAATTGTCCACATTTTGGAATGTACGATCCTTACAATTCAACTTCATTCTATAATTTGACAACTCCTTtaaatattcaatatttgGACGGTAGTGCATATTCTGGTTTTTATGGTACTGACGATGTTTATTTTGCGGATACCAAAATATCACAGGTCCAATTTGGCTTGAATGTGGAAACCGATAAAGAGTGGGGCACACTTGGTATTGGTTTTGGAAGCAACGAAAATACGGCACAAGATGGTCTAAAGGAATACGACAACTTTCCAAAAAAGCTGAAGAGAGAGGCAATCATTAAGAAACAagtattttcaatatatgCACCTTATAACAGTGCTCCCCAGTCCCTTATATTTGGTGGTTATGATCGAAATGGTTATATCCAGGAGTCAGGTTTAACTCTCGTGCCCATTATTGATTATTCTCCAAGGGATAAAAAAGGGAGTGGACCCTTTTATCTTTCCATAACTATAAACTCCATAAGTTTTTCTTACGGTaatttgaaacaaaaggaagagGTTGCAAAGGGAAATGCGGTCACTATACTTGATACGGGTTCTACAAGCTCAATATTCCCTGATTACATAATTGCACAACTAGTTATCAAATACAGCTTCCAATGGTCATCACAGTTGAACTGCTATGTTatccaagaaaaagaaattccGAAAGATGATTTTTATGTcacttttgatttccaaaacGCTTTGATTAAAGTTCCACTTATTGATTTTACATATCCTGTAATAGATGGTGATACATTATCACCTACGGGAATGCGATCGCTACAAGTTACTAGTTCTGATAGTGACCTGTTGGTCCTTGGTGATGATAT
Protein-coding regions in this window:
- a CDS encoding uncharacterized protein (PKUD0E02520; similar to Saccharomyces cerevisiae YHL010C (ETP1); ancestral locus Anc_2.542); this encodes MLISEDDLSVASKYTIVFDVFSVSEIFESNTKAAELYARTLVHKGIIKPTTVHRESSWISQLYNSGDIFTKRNPCPVYKDIEFSQWTERILNFNYSILKHTLKFPDYRFSAIELTPIDFGDQAMSFSKSLTKERLNGEIIGAGVVRLYKDSDTHLNTTKIIKGDYTHIPGDETTVAILAIPFYFSVSDLLIGVLDEKDVKQISHLRLVKSSTPNKFMLLIKFRSKEYVKPFIRKYQGKKFNSFEPETCSVLQIKEILIRPKNEEELKNVKSSLPYLLEDPFTNVKSSSKPAGKSIQKYTELATCPVCLDRLDSDVSGLLTIPCQHTFHSDCLSKWSDDSCPVCRNALKPNKNKRLGTSLLNESTLVGFDSTEKCMDCGNTKSIWICLICGNVGCGRYEQKHAIKHWEETGHCFSMESNTQRVWDYAEDGYVHRLVQNEADGKIVELPLHDESKKSNEEKIDKIGFEYSKLLITQLESQREYYENQLSEFKSSLVYEKSQVNKLEKMMEELKVTVSESVNEMSILREEQRRKNEEKASLKEQNNNLLKLNKAMVQKLKMYETNTELLKKENEELHEQVSDLMFFLESREKLKDSSDDVKEGKLFMVPKNSK
- a CDS encoding uncharacterized protein (PKUD0E02500; Pfam Domains: DUF221(6.4e-111)) gives rise to the protein MLEQMGLTQGVLEFTKNFSSSLSGNNNEQSDGNVFVASMMSLFNGTILDSDTGGYNGDGGDGGNQPPIFDPRRQTQTLFKVQLYVCTTLGLFLFLTFCLLRYKFPLFFSIRSYRNKKIKKLPNNMFSWIKILISINNEQLLEVIGLESYVFLCFFRMSIKILMSLSILGLCILSPIRYWMLGTFDRDDTSLGFISNYLARGNDPDDENAEPVAYLVICTIFTYIFTGIIFWFLFKETNHIIKVRQRFLGSQRSLTDRTIFIKNIPKEMCNEEDLKSHIEELKVGKIDQIRFVYDYSPLIELYNVRDGLIRQLEIKYSQLCGLDIQMFDSVNVQNVHLKVVKSENPPSKDKIVYNPYMKESCINDDDNSDAEYYILNIDDEKYEKKKRSCVKVEKSDKEIIDESLRRLIKINDDINECRASNQFKRLPLAFVTMDSVTDAQMAAQAVFSPKVFELITELAPAPMDINWGNLLMSNRTLFFRKNIIEFIIILFSILLIIPIRYITSLLNINAIRKMWKEFGDYLLKHEFMRTIVTGLLPTYLFTIINVILPYVISSLSSLQGLRSKGDVELSVIKKNFLYIFFNLFLVFTLFGTLSSYKALLTDTTKIAPLLATSIKSLSLFYIDLIILQGLTMFPFKLLQIGDLSMIFWNFIVNNSKKTPRMFRDLIYNPPIFDLGLILPQHLVIFIITILYSSISTKILVSGMVYFILGFYTYKYQLVYSLVHPYHSTGKAWPIIFKRVCLGVFFLHLQMFGSVALEQSFILAGFMLPLFPVTIIALMVFNKDYQPLLDYIALDAIKTKGRSVDQEPEDDGLDTLLLNTGISGSAVTQNKFIQRKTSAVSLFLDGDDNCDAVVVNKSSGSDTSNVECECLTDADNAVDDEIHTSGVNNNYHDANLSASPSSSTVSPPNFTPLTSNLASLNNNIPLRRKCSTIEEEREATQCYIHPCLLDENYGLMVGFCNDDIDYLNFRITSSSEGFALESQMDGQQVDLRVSSECHEDEDLEVARGIVSGYVTRKNVSEEVW
- a CDS encoding uncharacterized protein (PKUD0E02510; similar to Saccharomyces cerevisiae YLR195C (NMT1); ancestral locus Anc_7.357) is translated as MMQGGGDKKAKKTIEDLFKQLAVEEETSPAAPPKSMDEYKFWKTQPVPRFDETDEEITEGPIDATKTVNDVRKEPYPLHASFEWVTLDLESKTDLDQLHELLYDHYVEDHDAVFRFAYSKSFFNWALKPPGWVKEWNVGVRVKETGRLVAFISGVPCDLTVRKNTVKSVEINFLCVHKQLRSKRLAPLLIKEVTRRVNLHNIWQALYTSGTVLPKPVTTCRYGHRPLNWAKLFEVGFSSLPTGETKASMVAKLSLGSETKSKGWRKMEEGDIDSVFELYESYRERFDISQIMDKDDIKHWIYGGAQQDGKVVHAYVVEDAGSGKITDFISFYVLPFTVLQNPLHKEIGIAYLYYYASGEGIGKDKKDPVSQTLLKKKLKSLVTDAMIEAKKINIDVFNALSSQDNNLFLEDLKFGAGDGFLNYYLFNYKVKPIFGGLDKDYDFAKDTSGVGVVLL